The Candidatus Beckwithbacteria bacterium region GCCAAAACCCCAATTAAAAGTTGTCAAACGATATTTTATGATATTCCTCGTAAAATGATCAGAAAAGATCGTGGACCAACCCAATTTCCACTTGATCCCAGATGTTTACAACATTGCACTGCAGAGTTTAATAGTGAAACTATTCATCTTTTTAATACCCAAGGCATTTGGGGACTTGATGGGGGAGATAGTACAACACGACTTAATATGTCAGCTAAAATAGTTAAACAAATCAAAGATAAAGATCCTGTCATTTTGGCCGGTGATTTCAATGTCAAACCCAATACTAAAACTATTGGCAATATTGAAAAACAACTAAGCAATGTGTTTAAAAATAAACTAACTAGCACATTTAATATGAAACGAAAATCTAATCCTGGTTATGCTACTGCTGTTGTT contains the following coding sequences:
- a CDS encoding endonuclease/exonuclease/phosphatase family protein, translating into MKIKVANLNVWDGGRLFEDIIRWLNQEDPDITFFQEVTNLEKPELTNQQHQCFQALQTHTNLKYGDFATAADLLWEDETKTPYGNAILAKTPIKSCQTIFYDIPRKMIRKDRGPTQFPLDPRCLQHCTAEFNSETIHLFNTQGIWGLDGGDSTTRLNMSAKIVKQIKDKDPVILAGDFNVKPNTKTIGNIEKQLSNVFKNKLTSTFNMKRKSNPGYATAVVDMIFVSPTIKVLDHYCLQVDISDHLPLVAELEI